CGCGCGGTTACCAGTATCCGCCTATAACCTTTTCAACGCCTTTAGAAGGCTTGAACTTCAGCACCTTCTTGGCGGGTATGTCTATCGATGCGCCGGTCGCGGGATTGCGTCCCCGGCGGGCGTCCCGCTGTATGAGCTTGAAGATTCCAAGCCCCGACAGTGTCGCGCTGCCGTCTTTTCTCAGCCCTTCGATGAGACCCTGCACGAGTGAGTCGAGAATCCGGGCCGCCTTCGCCCGGCTTACG
This is a stretch of genomic DNA from Thermodesulfobacteriota bacterium. It encodes these proteins:
- a CDS encoding HU family DNA-binding protein, with amino-acid sequence MTKSDLIAHIAKSTGVSRAKAARILDSLVQGLIEGLRKDGSATLSGLGIFKLIQRDARRGRNPATGASIDIPAKKVLKFKPSKGVEKVIGGYW